A genomic region of Methanocaldococcus sp. contains the following coding sequences:
- a CDS encoding glycosyltransferase family 4 protein: MQHPEKVIWGGKHVIIVTRSPPDEIEHPTFGGSRLVRKLREELEENGSKCSVLSLHDVPSISLYFLRIQKKKYSRRKFLKMEKIQWFLSLLISLIGDFLARFDVLLYLRLSQKLKRINPDIVIYNGSFGAFPVFLISKKLNSMFVLSEHNVDYYFYLEKLNSKISKPFISLLKFIELSTAKNADLVLCFNEKDKQRLIHDGVPSNKILVWKFNIPQITKYKDFSQLPRKIRNIIKGKPVVCFLGADYSVNVLAVEHLIEIAKSLPHVIFLIVGSVGEKFKHKNNLPPNVIITGYVESIEPYLAVADIFVNPKITSDTGIEVKMFDYLKYGKPIISTEIGARGFEHYKNVIVVRDLIEMKERIEELCKEVVK; this comes from the coding sequence TTGCAACATCCTGAAAAGGTGATTTGGGGAGGAAAACATGTAATCATAGTTACTCGTTCTCCCCCTGACGAAATAGAACATCCTACATTTGGTGGTAGTAGATTAGTGAGAAAGCTTAGAGAAGAATTAGAAGAAAATGGATCTAAGTGTTCTGTTCTCTCGTTGCATGATGTGCCTTCAATTTCCTTGTATTTTTTAAGAATACAAAAAAAGAAATATAGCAGGAGGAAATTTCTAAAAATGGAAAAAATACAATGGTTCCTTTCTTTATTAATATCTTTAATAGGTGATTTTTTAGCAAGGTTTGATGTTCTATTATATCTAAGACTTAGTCAAAAATTAAAAAGAATTAATCCAGATATAGTAATCTATAATGGATCTTTTGGAGCTTTCCCAGTTTTTTTAATTTCTAAGAAATTGAATTCTATGTTTGTTCTTTCTGAACATAATGTTGACTATTATTTTTACTTAGAAAAACTAAACAGCAAAATATCAAAACCATTTATTTCTCTTCTTAAGTTTATAGAACTCTCCACGGCTAAAAATGCTGATCTGGTACTCTGTTTTAATGAAAAAGATAAACAAAGACTTATTCATGATGGTGTTCCATCTAACAAAATATTGGTATGGAAATTTAACATACCGCAAATAACTAAGTATAAGGATTTTTCTCAACTTCCAAGAAAAATCAGAAATATAATAAAAGGTAAGCCTGTGGTTTGCTTTTTAGGAGCTGATTATAGTGTAAATGTACTTGCTGTTGAACATCTTATAGAGATTGCTAAATCTTTACCACATGTGATTTTCCTTATTGTTGGTTCTGTAGGTGAGAAATTTAAGCATAAAAATAATTTACCACCAAATGTAATTATTACTGGATATGTAGAAAGTATTGAGCCTTATTTAGCTGTTGCTGATATCTTTGTTAACCCAAAAATAACATCAGATACAGGGATAGAGGTAAAAATGTTCGACTATTTGAAATATGGTAAACCTATAATTTCAACTGAAATAGGAGCGAGAGGCTTTGAACATTACAAGAATGTTATTGTTGTTAGAGACTTGATTGAAATGAAAGAGAGAATAGAAGAATTATGTAAGGAGGTAGTAAAATGA
- a CDS encoding alkaline phosphatase family protein — protein sequence MDKLLLIGIDGADFNIVRELLNNNKLKNLASISENGYFSRLVSTIPPLSPAAWTSIFTGVPPHKHGIWGFLKQKEGEYFYKPITSKDRKHKAIWNLLTEKNKRSIIVNIPFSYPPGRINGIMITGLGSPGKDSNFVYPQSLKKFILDNFPNFDVDLNEGKLEEGYSIYKLEKNIIKTEEDLVNLFIHLLNNNDWDFSAIVLRSLDVIQHFAFDNKMFVEKHYERIDKLVGRILEEVVNGKEDIKIIIASDHGFRKVYKRFYVNTWLEKEGYLKLKSSHNPLLKLGIDAEKIRGFMKRLGLKGIVGKIEHSKFVKHLLKILPSSSHQYLFNADWSQTKAFFYRGSNGLIKINVEGREPQGCVNINDVVKLSEEIKSKLEKIVDPTTGTKVFRNVFLKWDLGIDSYEFPEIILLPNEGYEICDYNMNGYLFEDVHGRPGDHGLFGIFMSNFEPPIKVECVWDVGKLIKKEVI from the coding sequence ATGGACAAACTCTTACTAATAGGAATAGATGGAGCTGATTTCAATATAGTTAGGGAATTATTAAACAATAACAAATTAAAAAACCTTGCAAGTATATCTGAAAATGGTTACTTCTCAAGATTAGTAAGTACAATTCCCCCATTATCTCCTGCAGCATGGACATCAATATTTACTGGAGTACCACCACATAAGCATGGTATTTGGGGATTTTTAAAGCAAAAAGAGGGTGAATACTTCTATAAACCCATTACATCAAAAGATAGAAAACACAAAGCAATTTGGAATTTACTTACTGAAAAAAACAAAAGATCTATCATTGTAAATATTCCATTTTCGTATCCTCCAGGGCGAATTAATGGTATTATGATAACTGGTTTGGGTTCTCCAGGTAAAGATTCCAATTTTGTTTATCCACAATCTTTAAAGAAATTCATTCTTGATAATTTTCCAAACTTTGATGTTGATCTTAACGAAGGAAAATTAGAAGAAGGGTACAGTATCTATAAATTGGAAAAAAATATTATAAAAACAGAAGAAGATCTAGTTAATTTATTTATTCATTTATTAAATAATAATGATTGGGATTTTAGTGCCATAGTTTTAAGATCATTAGATGTGATTCAACACTTTGCATTTGATAATAAAATGTTTGTAGAAAAACATTATGAAAGGATTGATAAATTGGTAGGTAGGATCCTAGAAGAAGTTGTTAATGGTAAGGAAGATATAAAAATCATAATAGCTTCAGATCATGGATTTAGAAAAGTATATAAAAGATTTTATGTGAATACATGGTTAGAAAAAGAGGGATATTTAAAACTAAAGTCAAGTCATAATCCTCTTTTAAAACTTGGCATTGACGCTGAAAAAATAAGGGGTTTTATGAAAAGACTTGGCTTAAAAGGAATCGTAGGGAAAATAGAACATAGCAAATTTGTAAAACATTTGCTTAAAATTTTACCAAGTAGTTCACATCAGTATTTGTTTAATGCTGATTGGAGTCAAACAAAGGCGTTCTTTTATAGGGGTTCAAATGGTTTGATAAAGATAAATGTAGAGGGGAGGGAGCCACAAGGTTGTGTAAATATAAATGATGTTGTAAAATTAAGTGAAGAAATAAAATCAAAACTAGAAAAAATTGTAGATCCTACTACAGGAACAAAAGTTTTTAGAAATGTGTTTTTGAAGTGGGATTTAGGTATAGATTCTTATGAATTTCCAGAAATTATCTTATTACCAAACGAAGGCTATGAAATATGTGATTATAATATGAATGGTTACTTGTTTGAAGATGTTCATGGTAGACCAGGAGATCATGGTTTATTTGGGATATTTATGAGCAATTTTGAACCTCCAATAAAAGTAGAGTGTGTGTGGGATGTAGGAAAATTGATAAAAAAAGAGGTGATTTAG
- a CDS encoding glycosyltransferase family 2 protein, protein MDKNPLVSVVIPTHNRKKQVERLINSILENTYKNIEIIVVDDASTDGTYEYIKKNFDDLTNLKIVRNDKNLLLAGSRNKGINLSKGELIFLVDDDNVLDTKCIENLVKVIISDNKIGMVGPIMYYWKDKKRIWWAGTKRNMLTSRTYFIGRDLPLPNEDVWETDDFPNAFMVKREVVEKVGIFDEKTFAIQYDEADFGMRVRQKGYKCLVVKNAIIYHDMSLPEEMDKDRQFHIYDEKRAYYMGRNRIIFHKKYSKWWQCLIFILVYNWLVTGYYLKVILFESKKPFRERLKIAKVYLKGVVEGMKWTNSY, encoded by the coding sequence ATGGATAAAAATCCTTTAGTTTCAGTAGTAATTCCAACACATAATAGAAAAAAACAGGTTGAACGGTTAATAAATTCAATTTTAGAAAATACTTATAAAAATATTGAAATAATCGTAGTAGATGATGCTTCAACTGATGGAACTTATGAATATATCAAAAAAAATTTTGATGATTTAACTAATTTAAAAATTGTAAGAAATGATAAAAATTTACTGCTTGCAGGTAGTAGAAATAAAGGTATAAACTTATCAAAAGGTGAATTGATTTTTTTAGTTGATGATGATAATGTATTGGACACTAAATGTATTGAAAATTTAGTAAAAGTTATAATTTCAGATAATAAAATAGGAATGGTTGGTCCTATAATGTATTATTGGAAAGATAAAAAAAGAATCTGGTGGGCAGGAACAAAAAGAAACATGTTAACAAGTAGGACTTATTTTATTGGTAGGGATCTACCTTTACCAAATGAGGATGTTTGGGAAACAGATGACTTTCCTAATGCTTTTATGGTAAAACGAGAGGTGGTAGAAAAAGTTGGAATATTTGACGAAAAAACATTTGCAATTCAGTATGATGAAGCTGATTTTGGAATGAGAGTAAGACAAAAAGGATATAAATGTTTAGTAGTTAAAAATGCCATTATTTATCATGACATGTCCCTTCCAGAAGAAATGGATAAAGATAGGCAATTCCACATATATGACGAAAAGAGAGCATATTATATGGGAAGAAATAGAATTATTTTCCATAAAAAATACTCAAAATGGTGGCAGTGTTTAATTTTTATTTTAGTGTATAATTGGCTTGTAACTGGATATTATTTAAAAGTTATACTGTTTGAATCTAAAAAGCCCTTCAGGGAGAGGTTAAAAATAGCAAAAGTTTATTTAAAAGGAGTTGTGGAGGGAATGAAATGGACAAACTCTTACTAA
- a CDS encoding glycosyltransferase family 4 protein — MRILMMSWKCIKHPWKGGAEFVTYEYLKRLVEKGHECVWFVPKFKGCLEREIIDGIEIVRDFNIYTIHINAWRKYYSEFKGKFDVIIDQINGIPFFTPLYAKEPIIFFIHHYEDICWDYEMPFPLNKIGKFVERNFLRLYKNIPTICVSPSTKKDLITLGFKEENIYVIYNGCDVKPLEKINFEEKEENAICFVSRLTPMKRVEHAIKAVYYVKKEIPNVKLWILGSPKKESYLYKLKILVDKLGLKNNVKFFGYVPFEKRNEIIKKSQILIVTSVKEGWGLNVIEANALGTPVVGYRVSGLVDSIKDGYNGLLVDDGDIMKLSETIINLLKDDDLRMKLSRNAVEWAKQFSWDKSAEEFKRILEMVVNNG, encoded by the coding sequence ATGAGGATTTTAATGATGTCGTGGAAGTGTATAAAACATCCTTGGAAGGGAGGGGCGGAATTCGTTACTTATGAGTATCTAAAAAGGTTGGTAGAGAAAGGTCATGAGTGTGTTTGGTTTGTTCCAAAATTTAAAGGTTGTTTGGAAAGGGAAATTATTGATGGAATTGAAATTGTTAGAGATTTTAACATATACACAATACATATAAATGCATGGAGAAAATATTACTCTGAATTTAAAGGAAAGTTTGATGTTATTATTGATCAAATTAATGGCATACCATTTTTTACTCCATTATATGCAAAAGAACCAATAATATTTTTTATCCATCATTATGAAGATATATGCTGGGACTATGAAATGCCATTCCCGCTTAACAAGATAGGTAAATTTGTAGAGAGGAATTTTTTGAGATTATATAAAAACATTCCGACAATTTGTGTTTCACCTTCAACAAAAAAAGATTTAATTACCTTAGGATTTAAAGAGGAAAATATTTATGTTATTTATAATGGATGCGATGTTAAACCATTAGAAAAGATTAATTTTGAAGAAAAAGAGGAAAATGCTATATGTTTTGTTTCAAGATTAACTCCTATGAAGAGAGTTGAACATGCAATTAAAGCTGTTTATTATGTTAAAAAAGAGATTCCTAATGTAAAGTTGTGGATTTTGGGAAGTCCAAAGAAAGAAAGTTATTTATATAAATTAAAAATTTTAGTTGATAAATTAGGGTTAAAAAATAATGTTAAATTTTTTGGATATGTCCCTTTTGAAAAGAGAAATGAAATAATTAAAAAAAGTCAGATTTTGATAGTTACTTCCGTTAAAGAAGGGTGGGGATTAAATGTTATTGAAGCAAATGCTTTGGGAACTCCTGTTGTAGGATATAGGGTTTCAGGGTTGGTAGATTCTATTAAAGATGGGTATAATGGTTTGTTGGTTGATGATGGAGATATTATGAAATTATCTGAAACCATTATTAATTTATTGAAAGATGATGATTTAAGAATGAAATTAAGTAGAAATGCCGTTGAATGGGCTAAACAGTTTAGTTGGGATAAGAGTGCTGAGGAATTTAAGAGAATTTTGGAAATGGTGGTGAATAATGGATAA
- a CDS encoding glycosyltransferase family 2 protein produces MVKLSIIMPCYKGEKFIENSIITVEKVVSEFCKSFEIILVVDGFVDKTYDIAKNLENEFDNLKVVGYEKNRGKGYAIKYGLKFVEGKYVALLDSDLDYHPKALKWFLEKIKNDNADIVIGNRRDKNSVFEYPPLRKFLSYCFNLYVNLMFPELKLKDTQAGIKMFKHDVIKDLFNNIYDFKSFNGYSFDVCILVLARKRGYKITYAPCIYNQKFTGIKGSIGLIKTIYKMGRDILLLKMKLKE; encoded by the coding sequence ATGGTTAAGTTATCTATTATTATGCCATGTTATAAAGGAGAAAAATTTATTGAGAATTCTATTATAACAGTTGAGAAGGTAGTTTCTGAATTTTGCAAAAGTTTTGAGATAATTTTGGTTGTAGATGGATTTGTTGATAAAACTTATGATATTGCGAAGAATTTAGAAAATGAATTTGATAATTTAAAAGTTGTTGGATATGAGAAAAATAGAGGTAAAGGTTATGCGATAAAGTATGGCCTAAAATTTGTAGAAGGAAAGTATGTGGCATTGTTAGATAGTGATTTAGATTATCACCCAAAGGCTTTAAAATGGTTTCTTGAAAAAATTAAAAATGATAATGCTGATATTGTTATAGGAAATAGGAGAGATAAAAATAGTGTATTTGAATATCCACCACTTAGAAAATTTTTGAGTTATTGTTTCAATCTTTATGTAAATTTAATGTTTCCAGAGTTAAAACTTAAGGATACTCAGGCAGGTATTAAAATGTTTAAACATGATGTAATTAAAGATTTGTTTAATAATATTTATGATTTTAAATCTTTTAATGGTTATTCTTTTGATGTATGTATTTTAGTATTAGCCAGAAAAAGAGGTTATAAAATAACCTATGCTCCCTGTATATATAATCAAAAATTTACTGGTATCAAAGGGAGTATAGGATTAATTAAGACAATTTATAAAATGGGAAGAGATATTTTATTACTTAAAATGAAATTAAAAGAATAA